In Streptomyces qaidamensis, one DNA window encodes the following:
- a CDS encoding glycoside hydrolase family 43 protein, which yields MTSHPATPSRRTLLRALAALPASAVLLGETPGLLGTALAAAPPNGSATRYTIVPFLNSNDGTVNVYQSDDATDFRLLRSSAYTPPANRIRDASVIRHTDGYYYVTYTTHTWQDPSTTIGFARSSDRVNWTFLYDYTVPVSRLSRAWAPEWFVDSDGSVSIIVSCSTTNDEWIFTPYLLRATNSALTAWSSPVALSGIGANHIDTFIVKTGSTYHAFPKNETTKYIEYATASNLTGPYTIRRTGDWAGWGSYREGPALVRLDNDGWRIFFDGYGDGNYYYSDSYDTFATWSAPAALPAISGTARHFTVVKETVSGGPALARNVTRSFRSANYSTRYWQQQSSLLNLPVVSASSTTAAKQAATFTVVAGLADGSGCSFRDAAGNYLRHWDFRARFDPNDGTSTFAKDATFILRAGTASGSVRFESYNYPGRYLRHYAYQLRVERSDGTDLFRQDSSFVPVTPWA from the coding sequence GTGACCTCACACCCCGCCACCCCGTCCCGCCGCACGCTGCTGCGCGCCCTGGCCGCCCTGCCCGCCTCGGCGGTCCTGCTCGGCGAGACACCCGGACTCCTCGGCACCGCCCTGGCCGCCGCACCCCCGAACGGCTCGGCCACCCGGTACACCATCGTGCCGTTCCTCAACAGCAACGACGGCACGGTCAACGTCTACCAGTCGGACGACGCCACCGACTTCCGGCTGCTGCGCTCCTCCGCGTATACCCCGCCCGCGAACCGGATCCGCGACGCCTCCGTCATCAGACACACCGACGGCTACTACTACGTCACCTACACCACCCACACCTGGCAGGACCCCAGCACGACCATCGGATTCGCCCGCAGCTCCGACCGCGTCAACTGGACGTTCCTGTACGACTACACCGTCCCGGTCTCGCGCCTCTCCCGCGCCTGGGCGCCCGAGTGGTTCGTCGACAGCGACGGCAGCGTGAGCATCATCGTGTCCTGCTCCACCACGAACGACGAGTGGATCTTCACGCCCTACCTGCTGCGGGCCACGAACTCGGCTCTGACCGCGTGGAGTTCACCCGTCGCCCTCTCCGGCATCGGCGCCAATCACATCGACACGTTCATCGTGAAGACCGGTTCGACGTACCACGCGTTCCCGAAGAACGAGACGACGAAGTACATCGAGTACGCCACCGCCTCGAACCTCACCGGCCCGTACACGATCCGCCGGACCGGTGACTGGGCGGGCTGGGGCAGCTACCGCGAAGGCCCCGCCCTGGTCCGGCTCGACAACGACGGCTGGCGCATCTTCTTCGACGGCTACGGCGACGGGAACTACTACTACAGCGACAGCTACGACACCTTCGCCACCTGGTCCGCCCCGGCCGCACTGCCCGCGATCTCCGGCACGGCACGGCACTTCACGGTCGTCAAGGAAACGGTCTCGGGTGGCCCGGCCCTGGCCCGGAACGTCACACGCTCCTTCCGCTCGGCCAACTACTCCACCCGCTACTGGCAGCAGCAGTCCTCACTGCTCAACCTGCCCGTGGTCAGCGCCTCCAGCACCACCGCCGCGAAGCAGGCCGCCACCTTCACGGTCGTCGCCGGCCTCGCCGACGGCAGCGGCTGCTCCTTCCGCGACGCCGCCGGGAACTACCTGCGCCACTGGGACTTCCGCGCCCGCTTCGACCCGAACGACGGCACGAGCACCTTCGCCAAGGACGCCACGTTCATCCTCCGGGCCGGGACGGCGTCGGGTTCCGTCCGCTTCGAGTCGTACAACTACCCGGGTCGCTACCTGCGGCACTACGCCTACCAGCTCCGCGTGGAGCGCTCCGACGGGACGGACCTGTTCCGGCAGGACAGTTCGTTCGTGCCGGTGACGCCCTGGGCCTGA
- a CDS encoding GPP34 family phosphoprotein, with translation MTAGATTSLARDFMLAVYLDGRGRVPSHRTGLNFGLSGAVLMEPALGGFIRIVDGHAVAVDGAQPRDRVLREVLVRIRVTHTGAELREKSHSFASRHTAHPEVATEAGWQRVRANLCLGPWSSSTAAIPGAGSRALAGPAARAVPGSGDRPRNALRKPTGAQRSSTSRSP, from the coding sequence GTGACAGCGGGTGCGACGACGAGCCTTGCGCGCGACTTCATGCTGGCTGTGTACCTGGACGGACGCGGCCGTGTTCCGAGCCATCGCACCGGGTTGAACTTCGGTCTGAGCGGTGCGGTGCTGATGGAACCGGCTCTGGGCGGCTTCATCCGCATCGTTGACGGACATGCTGTCGCCGTCGACGGCGCTCAGCCGCGCGACCGCGTGCTCCGCGAGGTTCTCGTGCGGATTCGGGTCACGCACACCGGCGCCGAGCTGCGCGAAAAGAGCCATTCATTCGCCTCGCGCCACACGGCGCACCCAGAGGTTGCCACGGAGGCCGGATGGCAACGAGTCCGGGCGAACTTGTGCTTGGGGCCGTGGTCGTCATCCACGGCGGCAATCCCCGGCGCGGGCAGCCGGGCCTTGGCCGGTCCTGCCGCCCGCGCGGTGCCGGGCAGCGGGGACCGGCCGAGGAACGCGCTCCGCAAGCCGACCGGGGCTCAGAGGTCGAGCACGAGCCGGTCGCCCTGA